In Triticum aestivum cultivar Chinese Spring chromosome 5B, IWGSC CS RefSeq v2.1, whole genome shotgun sequence, the following proteins share a genomic window:
- the LOC123117510 gene encoding ribosomal RNA large subunit methyltransferase E, whose translation MSGATGTADFFYREALRLGYVARSAFKLIQIQKQHKLIAPGAAVLDLGCAPGAWLQVACQNLGPLEKGGLVVGVDVKKVKVPSAHCDSRVRTVCTDVMALMKQQARAMSPQERGFSVILSDMCPVVSGITTRDEAISCELGMRALSLAVGKIKVKESADYRETMERFQSSTGPDPDEDGVLRRGGSLVIKFLENEDIPGFNKFCKEKFKKVSLLRPKATRSSSREIYMICEGLR comes from the exons ATGAGCGGCGCGACGGGCACCGCCGACTTCTTCTACCGGGAGGCGCTGCGCCTCGGCTACGTCGCCCGCTCTGCCTTCAAG CTGATCCAGATACAGAAGCAGCACAAGCTCATCGCCCCGGGCGCCGCCGTGCTCGACCTCGGGTGCGCCCCCGGCGCGTGGCTCCAGGTGGCCTGCCAGAACCTTGGCCCGCTCGAGAAGGGCGGCCTGGTCGTCGGCGTCGATGTCAAG AAGGTGAAGGTCCCCTCAGCGCACTGCGACTCGCGGGTCAGGACGGTCTGCACCGATGTGATGGCTTTGATGAAGCAGCAAGCCAGGGCGATGTCGCCGCAG GAACGGGGATTTTCTGTGATATTATCCGACATGTGTCCGGTAGTTTCAGGGATCACAACCAGAGACGAAGCTATATCTTGTGAGCTGGGCATGCGTGCGCTCTCGTTGGCAGTTGGTAAGATAAAGGTCAAAGAATCGGCCGACTATCGTGAGACTATGGAGAGGTTTCAGAGCTCCACAGGCCCAGATCCTGATGAGGACGGTGTTCTTAGACGTGGAGGCAGCCTAGTAATCAAGTTTCTTGAGAACGAGGATATACCAG GGTTTAACAAATTTTGCAAAGAGAAGTTTAAGAAAGTATCTCTCCTGAGGCCTAAGGCGACGAGGTCTAGTTCGAGGGAGATCTACATGATCTGCGAAGGGTTGCGGTAG